A DNA window from Thermococcus sp. 4557 contains the following coding sequences:
- a CDS encoding DUF4129 domain-containing protein — MSIRVKFAALYALLFTLMTLMMGYSVKNSGLHRSEAPSFGVLLLAIVVVSLLVIFLVLLSWRDLSPGKKKYPVNVRSYLMAWAFAIAGTLGILYYLERTRAVDVPSNLTFNSSLNNTTAGVATPSAPVYHNDTVSAAPPSGAPSSYVLYGAALLFLAGLSYFAVTYYREALRKRKLKEMRRRAELFDRKVEELGLEMFSDPREAVVGIYKNAVLWLEILGVPYKESWTHWEHAERVQIFREPFRGITELFEKAKYAPEKVTWEDAEKALELYRKMRGAVDEVS; from the coding sequence ATGTCCATCAGGGTAAAATTCGCGGCACTCTACGCCCTGCTCTTCACATTGATGACCCTTATGATGGGCTACAGCGTTAAAAACTCCGGACTTCACAGGAGCGAGGCCCCGTCCTTCGGCGTTCTGCTGCTCGCAATCGTTGTCGTTTCCCTGCTGGTCATCTTTCTCGTCCTCCTGAGCTGGAGGGACCTTTCGCCGGGCAAGAAAAAGTATCCCGTTAACGTCAGGTCTTACCTCATGGCCTGGGCGTTCGCGATAGCGGGCACTCTGGGGATACTCTACTACCTGGAAAGAACCCGTGCGGTTGATGTTCCTTCCAACCTCACGTTCAACAGCTCCCTCAACAACACGACCGCCGGTGTTGCCACTCCCTCCGCCCCGGTTTACCACAACGACACCGTTTCAGCCGCCCCTCCCTCGGGTGCTCCCTCGAGCTACGTTCTCTACGGCGCGGCGCTTCTGTTCCTCGCGGGCCTGTCCTACTTCGCCGTAACCTATTACCGCGAGGCCCTCAGGAAGAGAAAGCTTAAGGAGATGAGGCGCAGGGCCGAGCTTTTCGACAGGAAGGTGGAGGAACTCGGTCTGGAAATGTTCAGCGACCCGAGGGAGGCGGTTGTCGGGATATACAAGAACGCCGTCCTCTGGCTCGAGATACTCGGCGTTCCGTATAAGGAAAGCTGGACCCACTGGGAGCACGCGGAGAGGGTTCAAATTTTCAGGGAGCCCTTCAGGGGCATAACGGAGCTCTTTGAGAAGGCAAAGTACGCCCCGGAGAAGGTCACGTGGGAGGATGCGGAGAAGGCGCTCGAGCTTTACAGGAAGATGAGGGGTGCTGTGGATGAGGTTTCATAA
- a CDS encoding DUF2118 family protein, with product MEKMPRLYVEAPAEECIKDGKVTRDCVIIQGSVEVWLRKDEGVPDFVEAEKAKFLAKEVYDRFYMYVDGTEGRMLADAVLILPDGRTRIYLKKGDELLILPVEGYTKTIIANVGNRVRRGDAFAAVTTKKGEVHYLKPPKTGTVVFIDEITNRPHYVYYILPEE from the coding sequence ATGGAGAAGATGCCGAGGCTCTACGTGGAGGCTCCCGCGGAGGAGTGCATCAAAGACGGAAAGGTCACCAGGGACTGTGTGATAATCCAGGGAAGCGTTGAGGTCTGGCTGAGAAAGGATGAAGGGGTTCCCGACTTCGTGGAGGCGGAGAAAGCGAAGTTCCTGGCGAAGGAGGTCTACGACCGCTTTTACATGTACGTGGACGGAACGGAGGGAAGGATGCTCGCCGACGCGGTACTAATCCTCCCCGACGGGAGAACCAGGATATACCTGAAGAAGGGCGACGAGCTGCTCATCCTCCCCGTGGAGGGCTATACAAAGACCATCATAGCCAACGTCGGCAACCGCGTGAGGAGGGGGGACGCCTTCGCGGCGGTGACGACGAAGAAAGGAGAAGTCCACTACCTCAAGCCACCGAAGACGGGAACCGTCGTCTTCATAGACGAGATAACCAACAGGCCGCACTACGTGTACTACATTCTGCCGGAGGAGTGA
- a CDS encoding peptidylprolyl isomerase translates to MKIEAGDFVVFHYVGRFENGEVFDTSYEDIARENEIYVEEREYGPLGVNVGVGEIIPGLDEALIGMEIGEKKTVTIPPEKAYGMPNPELVIDVPLTEFTNIGMEPVEGMYVMTDSGIAKIAKVGEESVSLDFNHPLAGKTLVFEVEIVDIEKAKEEPSNGEADA, encoded by the coding sequence ATGAAGATTGAAGCTGGAGATTTTGTGGTGTTCCACTACGTGGGCAGGTTTGAGAACGGTGAAGTTTTTGACACGAGTTACGAGGATATTGCCAGGGAAAACGAGATATACGTCGAGGAGAGGGAGTACGGTCCGCTCGGCGTCAATGTCGGTGTCGGCGAGATAATCCCCGGCCTCGACGAGGCGCTGATTGGGATGGAGATCGGCGAGAAGAAGACCGTCACGATTCCGCCGGAGAAGGCCTACGGCATGCCCAACCCGGAGCTGGTTATAGACGTTCCCCTCACCGAGTTCACCAACATAGGGATGGAGCCGGTCGAGGGCATGTACGTCATGACCGACTCGGGGATAGCAAAGATAGCCAAAGTCGGGGAGGAGAGCGTCAGTCTCGACTTCAACCACCCGCTCGCCGGAAAGACCCTCGTGTTCGAGGTCGAGATAGTGGACATAGAGAAAGCAAAAGAAGAGCCCTCAAACGGCGAGGCCGACGCCTGA
- a CDS encoding type II secretion system F family protein → MAGLSSVLVSIIERLIPPKWMKRYEVFIYSANINFLAAEYLVVSLLMGVITGLLAYMASTWMYSLAAFLAVFLLMAFGYPYWRVSKRTEEMERMLPDAFFYLASSLRAGISFSEALEELTTAKFGPLTDEFRKTVAEIKKGRPTVDALKSFAIRNRKSTVIYRSMMIIIEALERGAPMSDVLVFVGNDVREILRIKQERKASTGMQVMFFIITSGIIGPLILGVVAQIMVSMNVGDINLPVETVKNILLGFVVLQAIASGLGIGVIREGKYSAGLKYSLLLAIMGVIVYEGASGVGLAV, encoded by the coding sequence ATGGCTGGACTTTCATCGGTGCTGGTATCGATCATCGAGAGGCTGATTCCACCCAAATGGATGAAACGGTACGAGGTCTTCATATACTCTGCGAACATAAACTTCCTGGCGGCAGAGTACCTCGTTGTCTCCCTTCTGATGGGAGTTATAACTGGTCTCCTCGCGTACATGGCCTCCACGTGGATGTACTCTCTGGCGGCGTTCCTGGCGGTGTTCCTGTTAATGGCCTTCGGCTATCCCTACTGGAGGGTCAGCAAGCGCACTGAAGAGATGGAGAGAATGCTGCCCGATGCCTTTTTCTACCTCGCGAGCTCTCTCAGGGCGGGTATATCCTTCTCCGAGGCCCTAGAGGAGCTGACCACGGCCAAGTTCGGACCGCTAACGGACGAGTTCAGAAAAACCGTTGCCGAGATAAAGAAGGGCCGCCCCACCGTTGACGCCCTCAAATCCTTCGCCATCAGGAACAGGAAGTCCACGGTCATATATCGCTCGATGATGATCATCATCGAGGCCCTTGAGAGGGGTGCCCCGATGAGCGACGTTCTGGTCTTCGTTGGAAACGACGTCAGGGAGATACTGAGGATCAAGCAGGAGAGGAAGGCATCGACCGGAATGCAGGTGATGTTCTTCATAATCACGAGCGGCATCATAGGCCCGCTGATCCTCGGTGTGGTCGCTCAGATAATGGTTTCAATGAACGTCGGGGACATAAACCTCCCCGTGGAGACCGTGAAGAACATACTCCTCGGGTTTGTCGTTCTCCAGGCCATAGCATCGGGCCTTGGAATAGGGGTCATAAGAGAAGGAAAGTACTCAGCAGGGCTGAAATACAGCCTGCTGCTTGCCATAATGGGAGTTATAGTCTACGAGGGAGCCTCAGGCGTCGGCCTCGCCGTTTGA
- a CDS encoding type II secretion system F family protein: MGIVRVITNFLERLGGKTIEVAEKPVRKIPQGKSVQERLRALKELQKEIEAEKAEGETEKEMEEIIEWRKKEIQRPFSDRLADTMLRYFRGPIESMTSSFKGLDQDLYRASILTPPDRYVALILAVAIFAGIFGFIFAYLLYMPVETSALIGVLGFIGGFFYMRQYPKMVWKRRVAEVERSMPYALRHMASLLSAGVGISEAMLSVARADYGVISEEFELVLRDMRTGSSFEDALMKFDEKMGSENVSRVVKQILRAVKFGGNLSEILYKLAEDFAFEYRMKLVEYVQRVNGIAFIYMFLTIVMPTMFVVGILAGSVMARQLIMPPETLAVILLFAFPAISMIIINMIKKGEPR, from the coding sequence GTGGGCATCGTTAGAGTCATCACGAACTTTTTGGAGCGCCTTGGTGGGAAGACCATAGAGGTGGCCGAGAAGCCCGTGAGAAAGATCCCCCAGGGCAAGAGCGTTCAGGAAAGGCTCAGGGCCTTGAAGGAGCTCCAGAAGGAGATCGAGGCGGAGAAGGCGGAGGGCGAGACGGAGAAGGAGATGGAGGAGATCATCGAATGGAGGAAGAAAGAGATACAGCGCCCGTTCTCTGACAGGCTCGCCGATACCATGTTGCGCTACTTCAGGGGCCCGATCGAGTCCATGACCTCCTCGTTTAAGGGCCTCGACCAGGATCTCTACAGGGCAAGCATACTTACTCCCCCCGACAGGTACGTCGCCCTGATACTGGCCGTCGCGATATTCGCGGGAATATTCGGCTTCATCTTCGCCTACCTCCTCTACATGCCCGTTGAAACATCCGCCCTGATAGGTGTTCTGGGGTTCATCGGGGGCTTCTTCTACATGAGGCAGTACCCCAAGATGGTGTGGAAGCGCAGGGTTGCCGAGGTTGAGAGAAGCATGCCCTACGCCCTCCGACACATGGCCTCCCTCCTCAGCGCCGGCGTTGGTATCTCGGAGGCGATGCTCTCCGTGGCCCGTGCGGACTACGGCGTTATCTCCGAGGAGTTTGAGCTTGTGCTGAGGGACATGAGGACGGGTTCCTCCTTCGAGGATGCCCTCATGAAGTTTGACGAGAAGATGGGTTCGGAAAACGTCAGCAGGGTCGTTAAGCAGATACTGAGGGCGGTCAAATTCGGTGGAAACCTCTCCGAGATACTCTACAAACTGGCCGAGGACTTCGCCTTCGAGTACAGGATGAAGCTCGTGGAGTACGTTCAGAGGGTCAACGGTATAGCGTTCATATACATGTTCCTCACTATCGTCATGCCCACAATGTTCGTGGTTGGAATCCTCGCCGGCTCTGTCATGGCAAGACAGCTGATAATGCCCCCTGAGACACTGGCGGTAATCCTGCTGTTCGCGTTCCCCGCCATATCGATGATAATAATCAACATGATCAAGAAGGGAGAACCGAGGTGA
- a CDS encoding CpaF family protein gives MFDEKKKKKESLSWIDEILNGEDDLLENMLKGDEKKEKEDKEEGVPFVKGGGGVNLEDILSTPTTPEEAAENRPTGADILGEILVKEEEPKEKPKPAPKPKPPSTLQDILGSSVRVEETAYAGRAEVLDAYGNVRILRVKGEPVPLYEIRLPKLSREEEELFLRVKDRAITELQIDPSAFPNAEERRRVFMNAVRRMIKDEAPHFSEGRVEILAEMIVQSMIGYGKLDPLVRDDNLEEVMVIGNNRPVYVWHRRFNMCKTNIVFDEEKEILNIIERIAREVGRRIDQQSPLLDARLPDGSRVNATIPPISIDGPTITIRKFKKDPLTIIDLIKYGTMNTEIAALLWIFVDGLGVKPANVLVAGGTGSGKTTTLNSLGMFIPPSERVITIEDTAELQLPVEHWIRLETRPPNVEGKGEVTMDDLVKNTLRMRPDRIIVGEVRGPEARTMFTAMNTGHDGCMGTIHANSARETIVRLESPPMSVPRIMIPALDIVIMQVRFHSRKKGTIRRITEIAEISGIEAESVQLNKLYKYDPAKDELVPTGVPSRTLNTLSHHTGMSVSELELEKEKRKIILDWMVEQGIRSIEKVGHYIRQFYIDEEALLKKIAAEGSLETSRQIKNII, from the coding sequence GTGTTCGATGAGAAGAAAAAGAAGAAAGAAAGCCTCTCATGGATCGATGAGATACTCAATGGGGAAGATGACCTGCTTGAGAACATGCTGAAGGGGGACGAGAAGAAGGAGAAGGAGGATAAGGAAGAGGGTGTTCCCTTCGTCAAAGGTGGTGGCGGGGTAAACCTGGAGGACATCCTGAGCACCCCCACGACCCCCGAGGAGGCGGCGGAGAACAGACCCACCGGTGCCGATATCCTGGGTGAGATATTGGTCAAGGAAGAGGAGCCCAAGGAGAAGCCGAAGCCGGCACCGAAGCCCAAGCCTCCATCCACCCTCCAGGATATCCTCGGTTCCTCCGTGCGCGTTGAAGAGACCGCCTACGCTGGAAGGGCAGAGGTTCTTGACGCGTACGGCAACGTGCGTATCCTGAGGGTCAAGGGAGAGCCCGTCCCCCTGTACGAGATACGCCTCCCCAAGCTCAGTCGCGAGGAAGAGGAGCTGTTTTTGAGGGTCAAGGACAGGGCCATAACCGAGCTCCAGATAGACCCCTCCGCGTTCCCCAACGCCGAGGAGCGCAGGAGGGTATTCATGAACGCGGTCAGGAGGATGATAAAGGACGAGGCTCCGCACTTCTCGGAGGGCAGGGTGGAGATACTCGCCGAGATGATAGTCCAGTCAATGATAGGCTACGGCAAGCTGGACCCCCTCGTCCGCGACGACAACCTTGAGGAAGTCATGGTCATCGGAAACAACAGACCGGTTTACGTCTGGCACAGGCGCTTCAACATGTGCAAGACCAACATCGTGTTCGATGAGGAGAAGGAGATACTGAACATCATCGAGCGCATAGCCAGGGAGGTCGGCAGGAGGATAGACCAGCAGAGCCCCCTCCTTGATGCCCGTCTTCCCGATGGAAGCCGTGTGAACGCCACCATACCGCCGATAAGCATTGACGGGCCGACCATAACCATCCGTAAGTTCAAGAAGGACCCGCTCACCATCATAGACCTCATCAAGTACGGTACCATGAACACTGAGATAGCGGCCCTCCTCTGGATCTTTGTCGATGGACTCGGTGTCAAGCCCGCCAACGTCCTCGTCGCTGGAGGTACCGGTTCCGGTAAGACCACCACCCTCAACTCACTCGGAATGTTCATCCCGCCGAGCGAGCGCGTCATCACCATAGAGGACACCGCGGAGCTTCAGCTGCCGGTTGAGCACTGGATCCGGCTTGAGACCAGACCGCCGAACGTCGAGGGCAAGGGAGAGGTCACGATGGACGACCTCGTTAAGAACACCCTCCGTATGCGTCCCGATAGAATCATCGTCGGTGAGGTCCGTGGTCCGGAAGCGAGGACAATGTTTACGGCGATGAACACCGGTCACGATGGATGTATGGGTACAATCCACGCCAACAGCGCCCGCGAGACGATAGTCCGTCTCGAGAGTCCCCCAATGTCCGTTCCCAGGATCATGATACCCGCACTTGATATCGTCATCATGCAGGTCAGGTTCCACAGCAGGAAGAAGGGCACCATAAGGCGCATCACCGAGATAGCGGAGATATCTGGCATCGAGGCCGAGAGCGTCCAGCTCAACAAGCTCTACAAGTACGACCCGGCGAAGGATGAGCTGGTCCCCACGGGTGTGCCGAGCAGGACACTGAACACCCTCTCCCACCACACCGGTATGAGCGTATCCGAGCTGGAGCTGGAGAAGGAAAAGAGGAAGATAATCCTCGACTGGATGGTCGAGCAGGGAATAAGGAGCATCGAGAAGGTGGGTCACTACATCAGACAGTTCTACATAGACGAGGAGGCGCTGCTCAAGAAGATAGCCGCGGAGGGCAGTCTTGAGACCAGCAGGCAGATTAAGAATATAATCTAA
- a CDS encoding DUF515 domain-containing protein, protein MVVLNVSEDIEAKIRRLRELGKASAEPEVPKTAAPPVKKPPKKPRPVGSIRERERRKRILTGAAIVIIVILIISVGAYFYMQNRAAEQLANEKNQKLKEVYTYFRGDIINQSRNCTQKPIEIRKNLINAINSAQSVDELNAIDVKGAYDQALNEYNSCLQRIERLKYERILNQTKAEKIRDIETEFQGLLAMPLPDDVRANVIDSMKSLEAQVESAETVEQVNSIDPSPYLLELWRDYYYHRIDIIPGQEVILERESVRRIVSKADAKAILGGILDYRELMQYQVYKVEYVDIALVLSRDRINGAFLSPGDKIMVFAKNDTSAQFKEIANEGYVQLVLLPTDAGIISVSEAQSQSSSSSTSSSTQYSEDHSTTYTPGDTTISDGQTTSDTYTNSQSASQSASASYSYSVDLTEILKAIAAGKIQASDEVKEQLRAYGWEVVDLEKESGMLVLDPNSQFLVVVRVPSIFVPDILSNQQYLYIAKIAT, encoded by the coding sequence ATGGTGGTGCTCAACGTGTCCGAGGATATCGAGGCGAAGATTCGCCGTTTGAGGGAGCTGGGTAAAGCCAGCGCGGAGCCCGAGGTTCCAAAAACCGCTGCCCCCCCTGTCAAGAAACCCCCCAAGAAGCCCCGCCCTGTGGGGAGCATTAGGGAGAGGGAGAGAAGGAAAAGAATTCTCACCGGCGCCGCGATAGTCATTATTGTCATTCTCATAATCTCCGTGGGTGCGTATTTCTACATGCAGAACAGGGCCGCGGAACAGCTTGCCAATGAGAAGAACCAGAAGCTCAAAGAGGTGTATACCTATTTCAGGGGAGACATCATCAACCAGTCCAGGAACTGCACCCAGAAGCCGATAGAGATAAGAAAGAACCTCATCAATGCCATCAACTCGGCCCAGTCTGTTGATGAGCTCAATGCCATCGACGTTAAGGGAGCCTACGATCAGGCCCTGAACGAGTACAACTCGTGCCTCCAGAGGATAGAGCGCCTGAAGTACGAGAGGATTCTCAACCAGACCAAGGCGGAGAAGATACGTGACATAGAGACCGAGTTCCAGGGTCTCCTTGCCATGCCGCTTCCCGATGACGTGAGGGCCAACGTTATTGACTCCATGAAGAGCCTCGAGGCGCAGGTTGAGAGCGCGGAGACCGTGGAGCAGGTGAATTCCATCGACCCGTCCCCGTACCTCCTCGAGCTTTGGAGGGACTATTACTACCACAGGATTGATATAATCCCCGGCCAGGAGGTCATCCTCGAGAGGGAATCCGTCAGGAGGATAGTCAGCAAAGCTGACGCCAAGGCAATCTTGGGCGGGATACTTGACTACAGGGAGCTCATGCAGTACCAGGTTTACAAGGTCGAGTACGTGGATATAGCCCTTGTCCTCTCGAGGGATAGGATAAACGGTGCCTTCCTCTCACCCGGAGACAAGATCATGGTCTTTGCCAAGAACGACACCAGCGCACAGTTCAAGGAGATAGCCAACGAGGGCTACGTCCAGCTGGTACTCCTGCCGACGGATGCTGGCATTATCTCAGTCAGTGAAGCCCAGAGCCAGAGCAGCTCATCCAGTACGTCCTCGAGCACCCAGTACAGTGAGGACCACTCCACCACCTACACCCCCGGCGACACCACCATAAGCGATGGCCAGACCACCAGCGACACCTACACCAACAGTCAGAGCGCCAGCCAGAGCGCTTCGGCGAGCTACAGCTACTCCGTTGACCTCACCGAGATACTCAAGGCGATCGCCGCTGGCAAGATACAGGCCAGCGATGAGGTCAAGGAGCAGCTCAGGGCCTACGGCTGGGAGGTTGTTGACCTCGAGAAGGAGTCGGGAATGCTCGTGCTCGACCCGAACTCCCAGTTCCTCGTGGTCGTCAGGGTACCCTCGATATTCGTGCCCGACATACTCTCCAACCAGCAGTACCTCTACATAGCTAAGATTGCAACCTGA
- a CDS encoding TIGR04076 family protein: protein MERLEIRVIEIRGKCPVFHVGDRIVVEGPRVNLEETDAICTHAFASLLPYIVALRKGIKPSELGLGRGEKAYIQCLDPGPPYTDGGTVIFEITVVRDEGEKGVESCEGGS from the coding sequence ATGGAGCGGTTAGAGATTCGCGTAATAGAAATCCGGGGAAAATGTCCCGTTTTTCACGTTGGAGACAGGATAGTGGTTGAGGGGCCCAGGGTGAACCTGGAAGAAACGGACGCGATATGCACCCATGCATTCGCATCGCTACTGCCGTACATAGTTGCGCTGCGAAAGGGTATTAAGCCGAGCGAACTAGGCCTGGGCAGGGGAGAGAAAGCTTATATCCAATGTCTCGACCCGGGGCCGCCCTACACGGACGGCGGTACAGTAATCTTCGAGATAACGGTGGTGAGAGATGAAGGCGAGAAAGGCGTGGAGAGTTGTGAGGGAGGTAGTTGA
- a CDS encoding GTPase → MKARKAWRVVREVVDEADVIVEVVDARDPIGTRNRKLERLILEEEKPLLIVMNKADLVPKEWAEEYKRKSEIPVVFISARERKGTGILRREIKKLARPLLDEKDRVKVALIGYPNVGKSTIINTLKGKKAVGTAPIPGYTKGKQLIKLSKKLWLLDSPGVIPIDDFDELVIKGGFPADKIDEPVKPALKLIGRILDTRKEALTEKFGIEEFESEEEILRRIGEKRGLIKAGGEVDLEETARWFLREWQTGRFTLFGREKKAEEDFTWDFEEILDGVERELLLDPRRILWKYGDELRERLDNRKRVGIREIEGFTVGIATGFKKCDGGTKLLERLTGKHVLAGECFGKKWKGVIAILE, encoded by the coding sequence ATGAAGGCGAGAAAGGCGTGGAGAGTTGTGAGGGAGGTAGTTGACGAGGCCGACGTTATCGTCGAGGTCGTCGATGCCCGCGACCCCATAGGAACCAGGAACCGAAAGCTCGAAAGGCTCATCCTGGAGGAGGAAAAACCGCTCCTCATAGTCATGAACAAGGCGGATCTGGTACCAAAGGAATGGGCCGAGGAGTATAAAAGAAAGAGCGAGATACCCGTGGTTTTCATCTCCGCCCGCGAGAGGAAGGGAACCGGCATACTGAGGAGGGAGATTAAAAAGCTCGCGAGGCCCCTCCTCGACGAGAAGGATAGGGTCAAGGTGGCCCTCATCGGCTACCCCAACGTCGGCAAGAGCACGATAATCAACACGCTGAAGGGAAAGAAAGCCGTTGGAACAGCCCCGATTCCTGGCTACACAAAGGGCAAACAGCTGATAAAGCTGAGCAAAAAGCTATGGCTCCTCGACAGCCCCGGCGTCATACCGATAGACGACTTCGACGAGCTGGTCATCAAGGGTGGCTTCCCCGCGGACAAGATAGACGAGCCCGTCAAACCGGCGCTCAAACTCATCGGGCGCATTCTGGATACGAGGAAAGAAGCCTTAACCGAGAAGTTCGGCATCGAGGAGTTCGAGAGCGAGGAAGAGATCCTCCGGAGGATAGGGGAGAAGAGGGGCCTCATAAAGGCCGGCGGCGAGGTCGATCTGGAGGAGACGGCAAGGTGGTTCCTCCGGGAGTGGCAGACAGGTCGCTTCACCCTCTTCGGCAGGGAGAAGAAAGCCGAGGAAGATTTCACGTGGGACTTCGAGGAAATCCTCGACGGGGTTGAACGGGAACTCCTCCTAGACCCGAGGAGGATACTCTGGAAGTACGGCGACGAGCTGAGGGAGAGGCTCGACAACAGAAAGAGGGTCGGGATAAGGGAGATAGAGGGCTTCACCGTCGGCATAGCGACGGGCTTCAAGAAGTGCGACGGCGGAACGAAGCTTCTGGAGCGGCTCACCGGCAAGCACGTCCTGGCGGGCGAGTGCTTCGGAAAGAAGTGGAAGGGAGTTATAGCGATACTGGAGTAG
- a CDS encoding ABC transporter permease, with product MGRKAGVVILVIFALFVALSNAGVSDEDMANWENLNYWKDNPRMAYPSWFSLLGDRTPTVFLEPSAVEENGSRVYRFAYEHTYRDKPSDVRFYGLPYGEEVEISVLRPDGIRVPLYRGIATSSNLSLNTNMRAGVISALSDVLNLSETGYILFSATQLLFSRDGSMGTLNGEYVFEVRLAGNATPSLEILGTCYGLLGTDSYGRDMWVGFVKGMNNTLYLAFFTTAIIVVLGVLIGLVSGYVGGTLGEVMTFLLEVLVALPMLPILVVLVWLFSTQGYGQQVRINPVLFMFFVALLTLGKFAKTIRMMTIKEKVNEYVRAAVSMGAGTLWVLRRHILPPVGEFSLRYSTILLARIVALVSVFGFFGLIPGTNWGSFMIEAMNQGALYGGYWWWIVAPGLAMAVLSAGLAFVSSGSR from the coding sequence ATGGGGAGGAAAGCTGGGGTGGTGATACTGGTAATCTTCGCGCTCTTCGTGGCCCTCTCGAACGCGGGCGTGAGCGACGAGGACATGGCCAACTGGGAGAACCTTAACTACTGGAAGGACAACCCGAGAATGGCCTACCCCTCGTGGTTCTCCCTCCTCGGCGACAGAACCCCCACCGTCTTTCTCGAGCCTTCCGCCGTTGAGGAGAACGGTTCGCGGGTTTACAGGTTCGCCTACGAGCACACCTACCGCGACAAACCGAGCGACGTCAGGTTCTACGGCCTCCCCTACGGTGAGGAGGTCGAGATAAGCGTTCTGAGGCCGGACGGGATAAGGGTGCCGCTTTACAGGGGTATAGCAACGTCGAGCAACCTGAGCCTCAATACCAACATGCGCGCCGGTGTTATCTCGGCCCTCTCAGACGTCCTCAACCTCAGCGAGACCGGATACATCCTCTTCTCCGCCACCCAGCTTCTGTTCTCCCGCGACGGAAGTATGGGGACCCTCAACGGAGAGTACGTCTTCGAGGTTCGCCTGGCTGGAAACGCCACCCCCTCCCTGGAAATCCTCGGGACCTGCTACGGCCTCCTCGGCACGGACTCCTACGGCAGGGACATGTGGGTGGGCTTCGTCAAGGGAATGAACAACACCCTCTACCTCGCGTTTTTTACCACCGCCATAATAGTCGTCCTGGGCGTTCTGATAGGCCTCGTCTCCGGCTACGTTGGCGGAACGCTGGGGGAGGTCATGACTTTTCTCCTGGAGGTGCTCGTCGCCCTGCCGATGCTCCCGATTCTGGTCGTTCTCGTGTGGCTCTTCTCGACCCAGGGCTACGGCCAGCAGGTCAGGATAAACCCCGTCCTCTTCATGTTCTTCGTCGCCCTACTCACCCTCGGGAAGTTCGCCAAGACGATCAGAATGATGACGATAAAGGAGAAGGTGAACGAGTACGTAAGGGCCGCGGTGAGCATGGGCGCCGGCACGCTCTGGGTCCTGCGGAGACATATACTGCCGCCGGTCGGGGAGTTCTCGCTGAGGTACTCCACCATACTCCTGGCCAGGATAGTGGCGCTGGTTTCCGTCTTCGGGTTCTTCGGCCTGATTCCGGGCACGAACTGGGGGTCGTTCATGATAGAGGCCATGAACCAGGGGGCGCTCTACGGGGGCTACTGGTGGTGGATAGTGGCTCCAGGCCTCGCCATGGCCGTCCTGAGCGCGGGGCTGGCCTTCGTCTCCTCCGGCTCGCGTTAG